The following proteins come from a genomic window of Nostoc sp. TCL26-01:
- a CDS encoding ATP phosphoribosyltransferase regulatory subunit, with protein sequence MVYQPASGARDLLPLDVAQKRWIEDRLQQVFHRWGYHRIITSTLERMDTLMAGEAIQRQMVIQLQNSGDEELGLRPELTASIARAVVTRMGNLTYPQRLYYNANVFRRIWENRHNRQQEFYQAGVELLGVGGLLANAEVLLLVKSCLAALDLPDWHLILGEAGITRSLLNAFPTNLRAKVRSAIAHLDRVTIDNLPLSEELRQRAKIMLDLRGTSADVLQKVSSLDLDPEQQAAVNDLKSLVELLESGEKFPIILDLSLIQTIDYYTGIVFEIVSHSESQTRVLGRGGRYDQLLGLYHPQGENIPGIGFVLNIEDLYQVLLSTQQLPQATPASNWLVVPEKPSAYAAAFAYAQKLRESTHLVRVEIDLGGKDTLAIKQYARDRGIAQIAWIKTTASPTIETITQ encoded by the coding sequence ATGGTGTATCAACCAGCATCGGGAGCCAGAGATTTATTACCTCTCGATGTCGCACAAAAACGCTGGATTGAAGATAGATTACAGCAGGTGTTTCATCGTTGGGGTTATCACAGAATCATTACCTCAACGTTGGAACGCATGGATACCCTGATGGCGGGGGAAGCAATTCAACGCCAGATGGTAATTCAACTGCAAAATTCCGGAGATGAAGAATTAGGATTGCGCCCAGAGTTAACAGCTTCCATCGCTCGTGCTGTTGTTACGCGCATGGGAAATCTCACTTACCCGCAACGACTGTATTACAATGCCAACGTCTTCCGGCGCATCTGGGAAAACAGACACAATCGCCAACAGGAGTTTTATCAAGCTGGGGTTGAGTTGTTAGGTGTAGGGGGATTGTTAGCTAATGCAGAAGTTTTACTATTAGTAAAAAGTTGTTTAGCCGCATTAGATTTACCAGACTGGCATTTAATTTTAGGCGAAGCGGGGATCACCCGATCGCTCTTAAATGCTTTTCCGACGAATTTACGTGCTAAAGTGCGGAGTGCGATCGCTCATCTTGACCGCGTAACAATAGATAACTTACCCTTAAGCGAAGAACTGCGCCAACGTGCCAAAATCATGCTGGATTTGCGCGGAACCAGCGCTGATGTCTTGCAAAAAGTCAGTAGTCTAGATTTAGATCCAGAACAACAAGCCGCAGTCAATGACCTCAAATCGCTAGTAGAGTTACTAGAATCAGGTGAGAAATTCCCCATAATTCTCGACCTCAGCCTCATTCAAACCATAGACTACTACACCGGTATCGTCTTTGAAATTGTCAGCCATAGCGAGTCACAAACAAGGGTTTTAGGGCGTGGCGGTCGCTATGATCAACTATTGGGACTCTATCATCCCCAAGGAGAAAATATTCCGGGGATTGGATTTGTGCTAAATATCGAAGACTTATACCAAGTTCTCTTATCTACACAGCAGTTACCACAAGCAACCCCAGCTAGTAATTGGCTAGTAGTTCCAGAAAAACCAAGCGCCTATGCTGCGGCTTTTGCTTATGCCCAAAAATTGCGTGAATCTACTCATTTAGTCAGAGTAGAAATAGACTTGGGTGGCAAAGATACACTAGCTATTAAACAATACGCACGCGATCGCGGTATCGCTCAAATCGCCTGGATTAAAACCACAGCCTCACCCACAATTGAAACCATTACTCAATAA
- a CDS encoding ferredoxin family protein produces MSHTIVTEVCEGIADCVSACPVACIHEGPGKNVKGTDWYWIDFDTCIDCGICIQVCPIEGAIVPEERPDLQKTP; encoded by the coding sequence ATGTCACACACCATTGTTACCGAAGTTTGTGAAGGTATCGCTGATTGCGTCAGTGCTTGTCCAGTGGCTTGTATTCATGAAGGCCCTGGTAAAAACGTCAAGGGAACTGATTGGTACTGGATCGACTTTGATACTTGTATCGATTGTGGTATTTGTATCCAAGTATGCCCCATAGAAGGTGCGATCGTTCCAGAGGAAAGACCCGATTTACAAAAAACACCCTAA
- a CDS encoding clan AA aspartic protease → MIYGRLIDRKAIVPVIFRLHGQPDFSVDFVIDTGFNDYLTLPAQAVNAMNLPLYSSILARLADGSEALLAIHLATIVWDNVEKVVPILASGYKPLLGTAMIEGYHLEIDFEENGLVSLEKIPSPML, encoded by the coding sequence ATGATTTACGGAAGATTGATTGACCGCAAAGCAATAGTTCCAGTGATTTTTCGTTTACATGGACAACCAGATTTTTCTGTGGATTTTGTCATCGATACTGGATTCAACGACTATCTGACCCTACCAGCACAAGCCGTCAATGCGATGAATCTTCCTTTATATTCAAGCATACTTGCCAGATTGGCAGACGGTAGTGAAGCTTTACTAGCTATACATTTAGCAACTATTGTTTGGGACAATGTAGAAAAAGTAGTCCCTATTTTAGCTTCTGGTTATAAGCCCTTACTGGGAACTGCAATGATAGAAGGATATCATCTTGAGATAGATTTTGAAGAAAATGGTTTGGTTTCCTTGGAAAAAATACCATCTCCAATGCTATAG
- a CDS encoding CHAT domain-containing protein yields the protein MQTILILTANPQGTSQLRLDQEVRDIAEGLHRAKNRDQFVVQSMFAVRPRDIQRAMLDINPAIVHFSGHGTGDEGLVFEDETGLPKLVDGEALAGLFALFAEQVECVVLNGCYSEVQADAIAQHINYVIGMKKAIADKAAIEFAVGFYDALGAGRTVEFAHKLGCAAIRLAGVPEQLTPILKKKPNMEKTVSSEEQPPVANEPASEELNDSDREILTELLIRSGRAEYSARKALCIKIGIESNQLGFLRQSTDADFALELISYLHSVDNKQALGKICQELESVFKQGKYAADLETIKSKLNSHHVRG from the coding sequence ATGCAAACAATCTTAATTTTGACAGCAAATCCTCAAGGCACTTCACAACTACGCTTAGATCAAGAGGTGCGAGATATTGCAGAAGGATTACATCGAGCCAAAAACCGGGATCAGTTCGTTGTCCAGTCAATGTTTGCCGTGCGACCAAGGGACATCCAACGCGCTATGCTGGATATCAATCCTGCTATTGTTCATTTTTCAGGACATGGAACTGGGGATGAGGGTTTGGTATTTGAAGATGAAACAGGCTTGCCAAAGCTAGTCGATGGAGAAGCCTTAGCGGGACTGTTTGCCCTATTTGCCGAGCAAGTTGAGTGTGTTGTGCTTAATGGCTGTTATTCGGAAGTGCAAGCAGATGCGATCGCTCAACATATTAATTATGTCATTGGCATGAAAAAAGCGATCGCTGATAAAGCAGCAATTGAATTTGCTGTCGGTTTTTACGATGCTTTAGGAGCAGGAAGAACTGTTGAGTTTGCCCACAAATTAGGTTGTGCTGCAATTCGGTTAGCAGGTGTCCCAGAGCAACTAACCCCCATTCTCAAGAAGAAGCCAAATATGGAAAAGACTGTTTCCAGTGAAGAACAGCCTCCAGTCGCAAACGAACCTGCATCTGAAGAACTAAACGACTCCGATAGAGAAATACTTACAGAACTCCTAATACGTAGTGGCCGTGCAGAATATTCAGCACGAAAAGCGCTGTGTATAAAAATTGGTATTGAATCAAATCAACTGGGATTTTTAAGGCAATCAACCGATGCTGACTTTGCCTTAGAGCTAATTAGCTATCTGCACAGTGTAGATAATAAACAAGCTCTGGGAAAAATCTGCCAGGAACTTGAATCTGTGTTTAAACAAGGGAAATATGCGGCTGATTTAGAAACAATTAAATCAAAACTAAATTCTCATCATGTGAGAGGTTAA
- a CDS encoding PEP-CTERM sorting domain-containing protein, whose product MKKLSILPSVRLFAFGLTYAAINWVLTSSATAATLDLTFTQIGTINISPNNNAGTGVYRAKISDIDFDITAIKVIDILGQGGTPGKFSGFDLDAIKISDSLITNAEDVKRLSDSNVFDFTPNGTKLTAGTMRATTRANFRGNNLFGTKDGNVDNSIARLQSFDAVAETNQNAAGFVSLGDGGEILFQLTQRVAVPKPSSIYVYIAEVGNNGERARGQVTLIGKRTRVPEPTSLLALPLIGIYLLKRMSQVNKTV is encoded by the coding sequence ATGAAAAAGCTAAGTATTTTACCTAGTGTTCGCTTATTTGCGTTTGGTTTAACTTATGCAGCTATTAACTGGGTATTAACATCAAGTGCTACTGCTGCAACTTTAGACTTAACATTTACACAGATAGGAACTATTAATATCAGTCCTAATAACAATGCCGGCACAGGTGTATATCGAGCTAAAATTTCTGACATTGACTTTGATATCACAGCGATTAAAGTGATTGATATTTTAGGGCAAGGCGGTACTCCAGGTAAGTTTAGTGGCTTTGATTTAGATGCTATTAAAATCAGTGATAGCTTGATTACTAACGCTGAAGACGTTAAAAGATTGTCAGATTCAAATGTATTTGATTTTACGCCCAATGGAACTAAGCTGACCGCCGGAACCATGCGCGCTACAACCAGGGCTAACTTTAGAGGTAATAATTTATTTGGTACTAAAGATGGTAATGTTGACAATAGCATTGCCAGACTGCAAAGCTTTGATGCTGTAGCTGAAACAAACCAAAATGCTGCCGGATTTGTGAGTTTAGGTGATGGTGGAGAGATTTTATTTCAACTCACCCAAAGAGTAGCAGTACCCAAACCTAGTTCAATATACGTTTACATCGCAGAAGTAGGTAACAATGGCGAAAGAGCAAGAGGTCAAGTCACTTTGATTGGTAAACGCACCAGAGTTCCAGAACCTACTAGTTTATTAGCTCTACCTTTGATAGGAATTTATTTGCTCAAACGTATGAGTCAGGTAAATAAAACTGTATAA
- a CDS encoding ABC transporter ATP-binding protein, with translation MSGSTQDIAPLLEAQNVHAGYIKDVDILQGVNFRVEPGELVTVIGPNGAGKSTLAKTIFGLLTPHTGAITFKGENIAGLKSNQIVRRGMCYVPQIANVFPSLSVEENLEMGAFIRNDSLQPLKDKIFAMFPRLSDRRRQRAGTLSGGERQMLAMGKALMLEPSLLLLDEPSAALSPILVTQVFEQIKQINQSGTAIVLVEQNARKALEMADRGYVLESGRDAISGPGQDLLNDPKVAELYLGAGKRH, from the coding sequence ATGTCAGGTTCAACACAAGATATTGCTCCTCTGTTAGAAGCTCAAAATGTTCACGCTGGATACATCAAAGATGTAGATATATTACAAGGTGTCAATTTTCGAGTTGAACCAGGAGAATTAGTTACAGTCATCGGCCCTAATGGGGCGGGTAAGTCCACCTTAGCAAAAACGATTTTTGGACTTTTGACACCCCATACAGGCGCAATTACTTTCAAAGGTGAGAATATCGCCGGATTAAAATCAAATCAAATTGTCCGGCGGGGGATGTGCTATGTACCACAAATTGCGAATGTGTTTCCTTCCCTCAGTGTAGAAGAAAATTTAGAAATGGGGGCTTTTATTCGTAATGATTCCCTCCAGCCATTGAAAGACAAAATATTTGCCATGTTTCCTAGATTAAGCGATCGCCGTCGTCAACGTGCCGGTACTCTCTCCGGCGGAGAACGCCAAATGTTAGCGATGGGCAAAGCTTTAATGCTAGAACCAAGTTTACTCTTGCTAGATGAACCATCTGCGGCTTTATCCCCGATTTTAGTCACACAAGTATTTGAGCAGATTAAACAAATCAACCAAAGTGGAACAGCCATTGTCTTAGTGGAACAAAATGCCCGTAAAGCTTTGGAAATGGCAGATCGTGGCTATGTGCTAGAATCTGGACGCGACGCAATCTCCGGACCCGGACAAGATTTATTAAATGATCCCAAAGTAGCCGAGTTGTACTTGGGCGCAGGGAAAAGACATTGA
- a CDS encoding carbonic anhydrase — protein MSKINGFIGRRNFLWLAGTAGLAIATTAVSGSLISSADDKPSNLNPVNPQQALKLLLDGNQRFINKQPKHPHQSSVHLELVAKTQYPFAAILGCADSRVPAEIIFDQGLGDLFSVRVAGNIASDIAIGSLEYATSVLGTQLIVVLGHRRCGAVAAAMKDELLPGKISSIVENIKPALSNIKSTKDIEEAAVIANIQYQAAILQEKSPILAQLIDQGKLKIVEACYDIDTGKVSIIAYSNAI, from the coding sequence ATGTCTAAAATCAATGGATTTATTGGGCGGCGGAATTTTTTATGGTTAGCGGGTACAGCAGGGTTAGCGATCGCTACTACTGCTGTTAGTGGTAGTCTCATTAGTAGTGCTGATGATAAACCCAGCAACCTTAATCCAGTAAATCCCCAACAGGCATTAAAACTATTACTGGATGGTAATCAAAGATTTATCAATAAACAACCCAAACATCCTCATCAATCATCAGTACATCTAGAATTAGTGGCAAAAACGCAATATCCTTTTGCAGCTATCTTAGGTTGTGCCGACTCTAGAGTACCTGCAGAAATTATTTTTGATCAAGGACTTGGGGATTTATTTTCTGTTCGAGTCGCAGGTAATATTGCCAGTGACATTGCTATTGGCAGTTTGGAATATGCAACATCTGTGTTGGGTACACAGTTAATTGTTGTTTTAGGTCATAGAAGATGTGGTGCTGTTGCCGCAGCTATGAAAGATGAATTACTCCCAGGTAAAATTAGCTCTATTGTTGAGAATATTAAACCAGCACTATCCAACATAAAATCAACTAAAGACATTGAAGAAGCCGCAGTTATTGCTAACATTCAATACCAAGCAGCAATATTACAAGAAAAATCTCCGATTTTGGCGCAACTTATAGATCAAGGCAAACTGAAAATTGTTGAAGCCTGCTACGATATTGACACAGGTAAGGTTTCTATCATTGCATATAGCAATGCAATTTGA
- a CDS encoding CHRD domain-containing protein — MKLFLTGTFLGTALLASMTPIAANAATISFTSILSGSQEVPPVTTQATGFAQGTLSGGPGNWVFDYVVNYSGLQGVVAAPFAHIHNAPVGQNGPIVHELDNANIPPIAGSSAGSIIGNWRFDDATKPLTDVLAQELLKGNAYFNIHTTFSPRGELRGQITPVPEPESALGLLTFGILGGSWVLRNHQNKQKLASHT, encoded by the coding sequence ATGAAGCTTTTCTTAACCGGCACTTTTTTAGGTACAGCCCTCCTCGCATCAATGACACCCATAGCAGCGAATGCAGCAACTATCTCTTTTACCAGCATATTAAGCGGTTCTCAAGAAGTTCCCCCCGTTACTACACAAGCTACAGGCTTTGCTCAAGGTACACTTAGCGGTGGCCCTGGTAACTGGGTTTTTGACTATGTAGTTAATTATTCTGGTTTGCAAGGTGTTGTAGCAGCTCCATTTGCACACATCCACAACGCGCCTGTAGGGCAAAATGGCCCAATTGTTCACGAGCTTGATAATGCAAATATCCCACCGATCGCTGGTAGTAGTGCGGGTAGTATTATAGGAAATTGGCGGTTTGATGATGCTACCAAACCTCTAACAGATGTACTAGCTCAAGAATTATTGAAAGGTAATGCTTACTTCAATATCCACACAACATTTTCTCCTAGAGGTGAGCTACGGGGACAAATCACTCCTGTCCCTGAACCTGAGTCAGCATTGGGACTTTTGACCTTTGGGATTTTGGGTGGAAGTTGGGTGTTAAGAAATCACCAAAACAAGCAGAAGTTAGCTAGCCATACGTAA
- a CDS encoding glycosyltransferase family 2 protein, with amino-acid sequence MNNQQIDLPMVSVVIPIYNGEADLPELINCLVSQTYPRERVEYLLVDNNSSDRTLSLINTSATDSPITICPLSENQIQSSYAARNAGIRAAVGEVIAFTDADCRPQPQWLNALIQPFVKPEVVIVAGEITAFPGKNLLERHADRQETLSQKHTLGHRFCPYGQTANLAIRRSALEKVGIFRPYLTTGGDADICWRILGANIGSLEFAPEAIVQHRHRATLKELASQWRRYGRSNRYLHELHGVELMPEITAKETRYRLARWLLKELPRDSAKAIARQATLIDILNTPISLFTAKARAAGQRDAKLPEQARTIEWL; translated from the coding sequence ATGAATAATCAGCAAATTGATCTGCCAATGGTATCGGTGGTTATTCCTATCTATAACGGTGAGGCAGATTTACCAGAGTTAATTAACTGTTTGGTGTCTCAAACTTACCCTAGAGAACGGGTAGAGTACTTACTTGTAGATAATAATAGCAGCGATCGCACTCTCAGTTTAATTAACACCTCTGCTACTGATAGCCCTATTACTATTTGTCCCTTGAGCGAAAACCAAATTCAAAGCTCCTATGCAGCCAGGAATGCAGGGATTCGGGCGGCGGTGGGTGAAGTTATCGCTTTTACAGATGCCGATTGCCGTCCCCAACCCCAATGGTTAAATGCATTAATTCAGCCTTTTGTCAAGCCAGAAGTTGTAATTGTCGCTGGTGAGATTACTGCTTTTCCAGGGAAAAACTTACTAGAACGTCACGCCGACCGTCAAGAAACTCTCTCTCAGAAGCATACTCTAGGGCATCGCTTTTGTCCCTATGGTCAGACTGCTAATTTAGCAATTCGTCGTAGTGCTTTAGAAAAAGTCGGTATATTTCGTCCTTATTTGACTACTGGTGGTGATGCAGATATTTGCTGGCGCATTCTGGGAGCAAACATTGGTAGTTTAGAATTTGCCCCAGAAGCGATCGTTCAGCATCGTCATCGTGCCACACTGAAAGAATTAGCGAGTCAATGGCGACGTTATGGACGCTCTAATCGTTATTTGCACGAGCTGCACGGTGTAGAACTAATGCCAGAGATTACAGCCAAGGAAACCAGATATCGCCTAGCACGGTGGTTATTAAAAGAATTACCACGAGATAGTGCCAAAGCGATCGCTCGTCAAGCGACTTTGATAGATATATTAAATACACCCATCAGTCTATTCACTGCTAAAGCGCGGGCTGCTGGACAACGAGATGCTAAATTACCAGAACAAGCTAGAACAATTGAATGGTTATAA
- the ctpB gene encoding carboxyl-terminal processing protease CtpB, translating into MNPSAKRYSLLQVALIGGAIATTATVSVFGSAWTRSVRAALQDSPKALVDQVWQLVNSEYVDGSFNQQNWQATRQSLLSKDYSSKEEAYVAIREALQKLNDPYTRFMDPKQFEALTSQTSGEVSGIGIRMELNDKTKRLTVVEAIENSPAIKAGIKAGDEILAIDGKPTRLMKVDDASKLIRGKEGTVITLRLGRTDNSTVDLKLTRAKIEVPTVSYNLKQEGNRRVGYIRLREFSAHASEQMGRAIRNLNGQKADAFVLDLRGNPGGLLQASIEIARMWLDNGGIVRTVDRQGVGENTKANRTALTKLPLAVLVDGNSASASEILTGALKDNKRAVVIGSQTFGKALVQSVHELPDGSGLAVTIAHYYTPNGTDINHKGITPDIKIDLTESQERQLATNPNLIGTQSDPQYARAIAALSNNTFAQPPVNNNSRSMSIGANDLKF; encoded by the coding sequence ATGAATCCATCTGCGAAACGTTACTCACTGCTCCAAGTGGCCTTGATTGGTGGAGCGATCGCTACAACGGCCACTGTCTCTGTTTTTGGCTCTGCTTGGACTCGTAGTGTTCGCGCTGCCTTACAGGATAGTCCTAAAGCCTTAGTTGATCAGGTCTGGCAATTAGTAAACAGTGAATATGTTGACGGTAGTTTTAATCAACAAAATTGGCAAGCAACCAGACAAAGTTTATTAAGCAAAGACTATTCTTCTAAGGAAGAGGCTTACGTAGCCATTCGTGAAGCTCTGCAAAAATTGAATGATCCATATACCAGATTTATGGACCCCAAACAGTTTGAAGCCTTAACCAGTCAAACATCAGGGGAAGTATCTGGTATTGGTATCCGCATGGAATTGAATGACAAAACCAAGCGGCTGACTGTTGTAGAAGCCATAGAAAATTCTCCAGCCATCAAAGCCGGGATTAAAGCTGGCGATGAGATTTTAGCAATTGATGGCAAACCCACTCGCCTGATGAAAGTGGATGACGCTTCTAAGCTAATTCGTGGTAAGGAAGGTACAGTCATTACCTTGCGTTTAGGACGCACTGATAACAGCACTGTTGATTTGAAACTCACACGAGCCAAAATCGAAGTGCCAACAGTTAGCTATAATCTCAAGCAAGAAGGAAACCGTCGGGTGGGTTACATCCGCTTGCGTGAGTTTAGCGCTCATGCTTCAGAACAAATGGGACGAGCTATTCGTAATTTAAATGGACAAAAAGCCGATGCTTTTGTCTTAGATTTACGCGGTAATCCAGGCGGTTTGTTACAAGCAAGTATTGAAATTGCCCGGATGTGGCTAGACAATGGTGGCATTGTCCGCACAGTTGACCGTCAAGGTGTAGGCGAAAATACCAAAGCTAACCGCACGGCTTTAACAAAACTCCCCTTGGCAGTACTAGTAGATGGTAACTCAGCTAGTGCCAGTGAAATTCTCACAGGTGCGCTCAAGGATAATAAACGGGCTGTAGTTATTGGTAGTCAAACTTTTGGTAAGGCTTTAGTCCAGTCAGTCCATGAACTCCCAGATGGTTCAGGTTTGGCTGTCACCATTGCTCACTATTACACCCCCAATGGTACAGACATTAACCATAAGGGGATTACACCAGACATTAAGATTGATCTAACAGAATCACAAGAGCGCCAACTAGCGACTAACCCCAACCTGATTGGTACTCAAAGCGATCCTCAATACGCTCGTGCGATCGCAGCTTTATCTAATAATACCTTTGCTCAACCCCCAGTCAACAACAATTCCCGATCCATGAGTATTGGTGCTAACGATTTGAAGTTTTAA
- a CDS encoding YdcF family protein codes for MKRKFTINLSISVGEKFRKQWQLLQKLAGGLCLLLGIWLIFTTITLVFASSRPVDGLFVLGGSIRREIYAAQTAKQYPQVPILISHGSSDPCILLIFQREAADLQNVWLEKCANSTFENLYYGVPILQRWGVHKLKLITSPTHLPRAKWLAQIILGANGIWVEVEVVPEMGVPGNRESWQKTGLDVTRSLFWAAFSQVIKPQCSNVVKLEQVDIQTWQRRGFKCERQGKVS; via the coding sequence ATGAAGCGCAAATTTACTATAAATTTATCAATTTCCGTAGGTGAGAAATTCCGCAAACAGTGGCAGTTGCTACAAAAACTTGCGGGGGGTTTATGCTTGCTGTTGGGGATTTGGTTGATCTTCACTACTATAACTCTAGTTTTTGCATCTTCCAGACCTGTGGATGGCTTGTTTGTCCTTGGTGGTAGTATTAGGCGCGAAATTTATGCTGCCCAAACGGCAAAACAATATCCCCAAGTGCCAATTTTAATTTCTCATGGTTCCTCAGATCCTTGTATTCTGCTAATTTTTCAGCGAGAGGCAGCAGATTTACAAAACGTTTGGTTAGAAAAGTGTGCTAATTCCACCTTTGAAAATTTATATTACGGAGTGCCAATTTTACAACGTTGGGGAGTTCATAAACTGAAACTAATTACTTCACCAACTCATCTTCCCAGAGCAAAATGGCTGGCACAAATTATCTTAGGTGCTAATGGTATTTGGGTTGAGGTTGAGGTTGTTCCAGAAATGGGTGTTCCTGGTAATCGAGAGTCTTGGCAAAAAACAGGATTAGATGTAACACGCAGTTTATTTTGGGCAGCGTTCAGTCAAGTGATCAAGCCCCAATGCTCAAATGTTGTCAAGCTTGAACAAGTAGATATCCAAACTTGGCAGCGCCGTGGGTTTAAGTGCGAACGTCAGGGGAAGGTGTCATAG
- a CDS encoding DUF4346 domain-containing protein, whose translation MDLIVEDLAAIDNKLSQRHIDLDPNGYFIIYLDRAADLIYAKHFTNVIDDRGLAVDPETGKVIPAKGKVDRTHTTVFSGRTAKELCVKILEETYPCPVTLLDHAAYLGREFVRAELALVTGQEYVQD comes from the coding sequence ATGGATTTGATAGTTGAAGATTTAGCAGCCATTGATAATAAACTTTCTCAGCGACATATTGACCTTGACCCTAACGGATATTTCATTATCTATTTAGATAGAGCAGCCGATTTAATTTATGCCAAGCATTTTACAAATGTTATTGATGACCGTGGTTTGGCTGTAGATCCAGAAACAGGTAAGGTAATTCCTGCTAAGGGTAAGGTAGATAGAACCCACACGACGGTTTTTAGTGGGAGGACAGCTAAAGAACTCTGTGTGAAAATCTTGGAAGAAACTTACCCTTGCCCTGTAACACTTTTAGATCATGCTGCCTATCTGGGACGGGAATTTGTGCGGGCTGAATTAGCCTTGGTTACAGGGCAAGAGTACGTGCAAGATTGA
- the psb32 gene encoding photosystem II repair protein Psb32 gives MTQILNQVFRIKKVIIRLILPLLTVILTSSLFTTAALATGVYQIPSLTADNANWVVDQGEVISRLNEGTISSSFEDLAKQTGNEVRFVTIRRLDYGETPDSFAKALFKKWFPSKEAQANQTLLVLDTVTNGTAILTGDKVKPLLTDAIAQSVASETLAAPLRDGNKYNQAFLDASDRLVAVLSGQPDPGPPEIVDNVQVEGTFKKAEETDQGNATAWVIGLLIAATIIPMATYYIYLAVQPPSSPE, from the coding sequence ATGACACAGATCCTCAACCAGGTTTTTAGGATAAAAAAAGTTATTATTCGGCTGATTCTGCCTTTGTTGACGGTGATTCTGACTTCTTCGCTATTCACCACTGCCGCACTAGCTACAGGAGTGTATCAAATACCCAGCTTGACAGCAGACAATGCTAACTGGGTTGTAGATCAAGGCGAAGTGATTAGCCGACTCAATGAAGGTACAATTAGCAGCAGCTTTGAAGATTTAGCCAAGCAAACTGGTAACGAAGTCAGATTTGTGACTATCCGGCGCTTAGATTATGGCGAAACACCAGACAGTTTTGCTAAAGCCTTGTTTAAAAAATGGTTTCCTAGCAAAGAAGCTCAAGCAAACCAAACATTGCTAGTACTGGATACAGTAACTAACGGTACAGCTATTCTCACAGGCGACAAAGTTAAGCCTTTGCTTACAGATGCGATCGCTCAAAGTGTAGCTTCAGAGACATTGGCTGCACCGTTACGCGATGGTAATAAATATAATCAAGCATTTTTGGATGCTAGCGATCGCCTAGTTGCTGTCCTCTCCGGTCAACCAGATCCCGGCCCTCCCGAAATTGTCGATAATGTCCAAGTGGAAGGCACATTTAAGAAGGCAGAGGAAACTGACCAAGGTAATGCTACAGCCTGGGTAATAGGACTATTAATTGCCGCTACTATTATCCCAATGGCAACTTACTACATTTACTTGGCAGTCCAACCACCATCTAGTCCTGAGTAA
- the surE gene encoding 5'/3'-nucleotidase SurE, which yields MSIILTNDDGIDAPGIKALVQAVNGQQVIIAAPRDHQSGCGHQVTTTRPINLQKRSDSEYAIAGTPADCIRIAISQISQDVKLVLSGINAGGNLGVDAYISGTVAAVREAAMHGIAGIAISQYRKGKQNFDWDVAAKFTTQVLGELLHRPLEPGCFWNVNLPHLQPGEPEPEIVFCQPCTKPLPVNYRMDGDDFYYVGEYGKRDRTPGSDVDVCFAGNIAVTQLKV from the coding sequence ATGTCAATAATCTTAACTAACGATGACGGTATTGATGCGCCGGGAATTAAGGCTTTAGTGCAGGCTGTTAATGGCCAACAGGTGATTATTGCTGCACCTAGAGATCATCAATCGGGTTGTGGTCATCAAGTTACTACTACTCGCCCGATTAATCTCCAGAAACGTTCGGATAGTGAGTATGCGATCGCTGGTACTCCTGCCGATTGTATCAGAATTGCCATATCACAAATTTCCCAAGATGTCAAGCTTGTCTTGTCAGGGATCAATGCAGGGGGAAATTTAGGTGTGGATGCTTATATTTCTGGGACTGTGGCGGCTGTGCGGGAAGCAGCGATGCACGGTATTGCCGGCATTGCTATTTCTCAATATCGTAAAGGCAAACAGAATTTTGACTGGGATGTGGCAGCTAAATTCACAACTCAAGTTTTAGGCGAGTTACTCCATCGTCCTTTAGAACCGGGATGTTTTTGGAATGTCAACTTACCTCATCTACAACCAGGCGAACCAGAACCGGAGATAGTGTTTTGCCAACCTTGTACGAAACCTTTACCAGTCAACTATCGCATGGATGGGGATGATTTCTATTATGTGGGTGAATACGGCAAACGCGATCGCACTCCCGGCAGTGATGTCGATGTTTGTTTTGCAGGTAATATTGCTGTCACCCAGTTAAAGGTGTGA